The proteins below are encoded in one region of Synechococcales cyanobacterium T60_A2020_003:
- a CDS encoding class I SAM-dependent methyltransferase has translation MTIAHSQASSSSLGIASQLVNGLLSIKPLANLAKQRARTMMIQRAESIGVYWHKEVEQLRSRQGDAVFSPEWEAELASVTNPDLVYPDYYVTSFHAYEEGNLGWEPAMEVEVAAYAVHSRVWGPQEIAEGDAQLRQSYHAVLQDTISTPPDTVLDLGCSVGMSTFALQTVFPNAHVIGLDLSPYFLAIAQYQSRTKYQHSRSPRWIHAAAEATGLPDQSVDLVSAHLLFHELPQQAAIAIFNEARRVLRPGGHLAIMDMNPQSEVYAKMPPYILTLLKSTEPYLDQYFSLDIEQTIYDAGFERPTLVRNSPRHRTVIARVRD, from the coding sequence ATGACCATTGCTCACTCCCAAGCGTCTTCTAGTTCTTTAGGCATTGCCTCGCAGCTCGTTAATGGTCTGCTTTCAATCAAACCACTCGCAAATCTCGCGAAGCAGCGTGCCCGCACCATGATGATCCAGCGAGCGGAATCCATCGGTGTGTACTGGCACAAAGAGGTAGAGCAGTTGCGATCGCGCCAAGGCGATGCCGTTTTTTCCCCAGAGTGGGAAGCGGAACTTGCATCGGTAACCAATCCCGATCTGGTTTATCCCGATTACTATGTCACCTCCTTCCACGCCTATGAAGAAGGCAACTTGGGCTGGGAGCCAGCAATGGAGGTTGAGGTGGCTGCCTACGCTGTCCATTCCCGGGTCTGGGGGCCGCAAGAAATTGCTGAAGGAGACGCTCAGCTCCGCCAGAGTTACCACGCTGTCCTCCAAGATACGATTTCTACCCCACCTGACACTGTCTTAGACCTGGGATGTAGTGTGGGCATGAGCACATTTGCACTGCAAACCGTTTTCCCCAATGCTCACGTGATTGGGCTGGATTTGTCGCCCTATTTCCTGGCGATCGCCCAGTATCAGTCCCGTACCAAGTACCAGCACAGCCGTTCTCCCCGTTGGATTCATGCGGCAGCGGAGGCAACCGGGTTGCCAGATCAATCGGTGGATTTAGTCTCGGCTCACTTGCTGTTTCACGAATTGCCTCAGCAGGCAGCGATCGCCATTTTCAACGAGGCGCGGCGCGTATTACGTCCAGGGGGACACCTCGCCATTATGGATATGAATCCACAGTCGGAGGTGTACGCCAAAATGCCACCCTACATCCTGACCCTGCTGAAAAGTACGGAACCCTACCTAGATCAGTATTTCTCGCTAGATATTGAGCAGACGATTTATGATGCTGGGTTTGAACGACCGACCCTTGTGCGTAACTCTCCTCGTCACCGCACCGTTATTGCGCGTGTACGCGATTGA